The following coding sequences lie in one Nitrospirota bacterium genomic window:
- a CDS encoding GerMN domain-containing protein, with the protein MKKNDSGGFRAPGTGRSGPAAGGRRGLFPLRGVVLLVLVILVCAAITAAYLFWGREGQEGAEVAPLKEEELQALVSDYISIGVYYPTERGIALEKRRVPRVVSRREMARTAMESFLAGPSGGAETGSLVPPEAELMGVYAGSDSVIYLDLSPSFRSNFQGSALGEFRLLKAIYETITANVYGVEDVKVLIDGKEVESLGGHITLDEGLRKALSHGAEPRERRIE; encoded by the coding sequence ATGAAGAAAAACGATAGCGGGGGATTCCGCGCTCCCGGCACGGGCCGCTCCGGGCCGGCGGCCGGCGGACGGAGGGGACTGTTCCCCCTGCGGGGCGTCGTCCTTCTGGTGCTGGTCATTCTCGTCTGCGCCGCCATAACGGCGGCCTACCTGTTCTGGGGCAGGGAAGGGCAAGAGGGGGCGGAGGTCGCCCCTCTGAAGGAGGAAGAGCTTCAGGCCCTCGTCTCCGACTACATCTCCATCGGGGTGTACTATCCCACGGAGCGGGGCATCGCCCTGGAGAAGCGGCGGGTGCCCCGTGTCGTGAGCAGGCGGGAAATGGCCCGGACGGCCATGGAGAGTTTTCTGGCGGGCCCCTCCGGCGGGGCGGAGACGGGCTCCCTGGTGCCGCCGGAGGCCGAGCTCATGGGGGTCTATGCCGGCTCCGACAGCGTCATTTATCTTGATTTATCACCCAGCTTCAGGAGCAATTTCCAGGGGAGCGCACTGGGGGAGTTCAGGCTCCTGAAGGCCATCTACGAGACCATCACGGCCAATGTCTACGGCGTCGAGGACGTCAAGGTCCTCATCGACGGCAAGGAGGTGGAGAGCCTGGGCGGGCACATCACCCTTGACGAAGGCCTCCGCAAAGCCCTCTCGCATGGCGCCGAGCCCCGGGAGAGACGCATTGAGTGA